A genomic stretch from Archangium lipolyticum includes:
- a CDS encoding phthiocerol/phthiodiolone dimycocerosyl transferase family protein: MQRPLGRNERDFWVLDKQTEFNFTLVVRLSGPLDPEQLKKALTAVQHRHPLLGVRIDGDPPGFLPSVNPIPLQVLERADDDHWRRRTEGELVTRIPSTEGPLVRVTLLSSPQVHELLITFLHAIGDALSGIHFIRDLLQALGMILEGQRPVLAPRPASVPLDALLPTRVRGLEGALKAGSFVGRMLPGLLSRPRKLPGNDEVPLAQREARMLPHELSEATSEKLLQRARAEGCTLHGVLMATALRAIARQFPESEPISLACSTAVDLRSLLQGDIAEDIGVFVAPVTTFHSVSKSASLWPLAREATKKVHQARERDVLVATRLQGGMMPRDIRKSLELFAHPAWGAFGITNIRRVELPERVGPLSLEKVHFVTCARMLGSTLGLAASSFRGRMFLNYVYTHPVASPSQIQAVVRDAVAELHTAA; the protein is encoded by the coding sequence ATGCAGCGCCCCCTGGGCAGGAACGAACGTGATTTCTGGGTCCTCGACAAGCAGACCGAGTTCAACTTCACCCTGGTGGTGCGGCTCTCGGGTCCGCTCGACCCGGAGCAGTTGAAGAAGGCGCTCACGGCGGTGCAGCACCGCCACCCGTTGCTGGGCGTTCGGATCGACGGGGACCCACCCGGATTCCTACCAAGCGTCAATCCCATTCCGCTCCAGGTGCTGGAGCGAGCGGACGATGACCACTGGCGCCGGCGGACGGAAGGAGAGCTGGTCACCCGCATTCCCAGCACCGAGGGCCCCCTGGTGCGCGTGACGCTCCTGAGCTCGCCCCAGGTCCACGAGCTGCTCATCACCTTCCTGCACGCCATCGGGGATGCGCTCTCGGGGATCCACTTCATTCGCGACCTGCTCCAGGCCCTGGGGATGATCCTCGAGGGCCAGCGGCCCGTGCTGGCGCCGCGCCCCGCCTCCGTGCCCCTGGACGCGCTGCTGCCCACCCGCGTGCGGGGACTCGAGGGCGCGCTGAAGGCCGGGTCCTTCGTGGGCCGGATGCTGCCGGGCCTGCTCTCCCGGCCGCGCAAGCTGCCGGGGAACGATGAGGTTCCGCTCGCGCAGCGCGAGGCCCGGATGCTTCCCCACGAGCTCTCCGAAGCCACCTCCGAGAAGTTGCTTCAGCGGGCCCGCGCGGAGGGCTGCACCCTCCACGGCGTGCTGATGGCGACGGCGCTGCGTGCCATCGCCCGCCAGTTCCCGGAGTCCGAGCCCATTTCCCTGGCATGCAGCACGGCCGTGGATCTCCGCTCCCTGCTCCAGGGCGACATCGCCGAGGACATCGGGGTGTTCGTGGCGCCGGTCACCACCTTCCATTCCGTTTCGAAGAGCGCCTCCTTGTGGCCGCTGGCCCGCGAAGCGACGAAGAAGGTGCACCAGGCCCGCGAGCGGGACGTGCTGGTGGCGACAAGACTCCAGGGCGGCATGATGCCGCGGGACATCCGCAAGAGCCTCGAGCTGTTCGCGCACCCCGCCTGGGGAGCCTTCGGCATCACCAACATCAGACGGGTGGAGCTGCCGGAGCGCGTCGGCCCGCTGTCATTGGAGAAGGTCCACTTCGTGACCTGCGCGCGCATGCTGGGGAGCACGCTGGGGCTGGCGGCCTCCAGCTTCCGGGGCCGGATGTTCCTCAACTACGTCTACACACATCCGGTGGCTTCCCCCTCCCAGATTCAAGCCGTGGTGCGAGACGCGGTCGCGGAGCTGCACACGGCGGCCTGA
- a CDS encoding peptidoglycan recognition protein family protein, with amino-acid sequence MSTVSSSTRPQVALASAAASSAPSLPSGTLSKGASGPAVKQLQSALVKLGYMTQTQMNSGPGTFGPQTEASLKKFQSAHKLTADGVYGPKTRAAMLKDLTPAAPSKPPSSPSVTAPAAGLERGDNGAPVKQLQSALVKLGYMTQAQMNSGPGVYGPKTEESVKKFQSAWKLGVDGEYGPKTKAALEKALAGQKPPSSNPTPAPGPTPTPGKVTRPDMKWVPSANYGSRGGADIDSIVLHHTASNNVEGDLRALTRPNGDKSVSAHYLIGKDGTIYHLVDDKMAAWHAGKSSLHGDTSPSVNARSLGIEITNDGSGKTPFTEAQYRALEKLVPYLAKTYNVPMKNILGHRDVAPGRKVDPADNFDWGRIRRATDAVI; translated from the coding sequence GTGAGCACTGTTTCCTCCTCGACCCGCCCCCAGGTCGCCCTCGCCTCCGCCGCCGCCTCGTCCGCGCCCTCCCTGCCGTCGGGTACCCTGTCCAAGGGCGCTTCGGGGCCCGCCGTGAAGCAGCTCCAGTCGGCCCTGGTGAAGCTGGGCTACATGACCCAGACCCAGATGAACTCCGGGCCGGGGACCTTCGGTCCCCAGACCGAGGCCTCGCTCAAGAAGTTCCAGTCCGCGCACAAGCTGACGGCCGACGGCGTGTACGGCCCGAAGACGCGCGCCGCGATGCTCAAGGACCTCACCCCCGCCGCGCCCTCCAAGCCGCCCTCCTCTCCCTCCGTCACCGCGCCCGCGGCGGGCCTGGAGCGCGGCGACAACGGCGCCCCCGTGAAGCAGCTCCAGTCGGCCCTGGTGAAGCTGGGCTACATGACCCAGGCCCAGATGAACTCCGGCCCGGGCGTCTACGGCCCCAAGACCGAGGAGTCGGTGAAGAAGTTCCAGTCCGCGTGGAAGCTGGGCGTGGATGGTGAGTACGGCCCGAAGACCAAGGCCGCCCTGGAGAAGGCCCTCGCCGGCCAGAAGCCTCCCTCCTCCAACCCCACCCCCGCTCCGGGTCCCACTCCCACCCCCGGCAAGGTCACCAGGCCGGACATGAAGTGGGTCCCCTCCGCCAACTACGGCTCGCGCGGTGGCGCCGACATCGACTCCATCGTCCTTCACCACACCGCCTCCAACAACGTGGAGGGGGACCTGCGGGCGTTGACCAGGCCCAATGGCGACAAGTCGGTCAGCGCGCACTACCTCATCGGCAAGGACGGCACCATCTACCACCTGGTCGATGACAAGATGGCCGCCTGGCACGCGGGCAAGTCCTCGCTTCACGGCGACACCAGCCCCAGCGTCAACGCGCGCTCCCTCGGTATCGAGATCACCAACGACGGCAGCGGCAAGACCCCCTTCACCGAGGCCCAGTACCGCGCCCTGGAGAAGCTCGTCCCCTACCTCGCCAAGACGTACAACGTCCCCATGAAGAACATCCTCGGCCACAGGGACGTGGCTCCCGGCCGCAAGGTCGACCCCGCCGACAACTTCGACTGGGGCCGCATCCGCCGCGCCACCGACGCCGTCATCTGA
- a CDS encoding ATP-binding protein translates to MKALVVGLLAGALGSVTGAWFSRRGSRRREPGAATLLRTEVAAALAHPGTPREMLQPCAEAMVRHLGVALARIWELPPGADTLELKASAGLYTHLDGAHARIPVGQLKIGRIAEERRPHLTNDVPNDPRVPGKEWARREGLVSFAGYPLLAEGRVVGVVAMFARRHLEDDTLEAISLVADSLAQGLARLQAEERLRRSEELFRLLLDSTGEAIYGIDLEGRCTFANRTCVRLLGYPDASALIGRIMHDAIHHTHEDGKPYPREECLLYEAATREGTHNDNEWLWRADGTGFPAETWSYPVWRENGNEHERLGAVVTFVDITERRKTEAERARLLSETQEAVRLRDEFLAIASHELRTPLTPLRLGVQRAMRLLHGERPSTEEMLARLTVAERQVVRLTRLVESMLDMSRLTRGTLQLESAPCDLGELVREVEERSREVVRQAGCSLDVRVEGTVVVLGDRLRLEQMLENLLSNAMKYGAGSPIHIHCRAEEGRALLSVEDEGIGIAPEDQQRIFGRFERAVPVRNYGGFGLGLYILREIVEAHGGSVSVESEPGRGARFTVSLPLLDVPA, encoded by the coding sequence GCTCGCGGGCGCGCTCGGGAGTGTCACGGGAGCATGGTTCTCCCGGCGGGGTTCGAGGCGGAGGGAGCCCGGCGCGGCCACCCTCCTGCGCACGGAGGTGGCCGCGGCGCTGGCCCATCCGGGCACCCCACGGGAGATGCTGCAACCGTGCGCGGAGGCGATGGTCCGCCACCTCGGAGTGGCCCTCGCGCGCATCTGGGAGCTGCCTCCCGGCGCGGACACGCTCGAGCTGAAGGCGAGCGCCGGGCTCTACACCCACCTGGATGGAGCCCACGCGCGCATTCCGGTGGGGCAGCTGAAGATTGGACGGATCGCCGAGGAGCGCCGGCCCCACCTCACCAACGACGTGCCGAACGATCCGCGGGTGCCCGGGAAGGAGTGGGCCCGACGCGAGGGACTGGTGTCCTTCGCCGGCTACCCGCTGCTGGCCGAGGGCCGGGTGGTGGGGGTGGTGGCGATGTTCGCGCGCCGCCACCTGGAGGACGACACCCTGGAGGCCATCTCCCTGGTGGCGGACTCCCTGGCCCAGGGTCTCGCGCGCCTGCAGGCCGAGGAGCGCCTGCGGCGGAGCGAGGAGCTCTTCCGGCTGCTGCTCGACTCCACCGGCGAGGCCATCTACGGCATCGACCTGGAGGGGCGGTGCACCTTCGCCAACCGCACCTGCGTGCGGCTGTTGGGCTACCCGGACGCCTCGGCGCTCATCGGGCGCATCATGCACGACGCCATCCACCACACGCACGAGGATGGGAAGCCCTATCCCCGGGAGGAGTGCCTCCTCTACGAGGCGGCCACGCGGGAGGGCACCCACAACGACAACGAGTGGCTGTGGCGCGCGGACGGGACGGGCTTTCCAGCGGAGACCTGGTCCTACCCGGTGTGGCGCGAGAACGGGAACGAGCACGAGCGGCTGGGAGCGGTGGTGACCTTCGTGGACATCACCGAGCGCCGGAAGACGGAGGCGGAGCGGGCGCGGTTGTTGAGCGAGACGCAGGAGGCGGTGCGCCTGCGGGATGAATTCCTGGCCATCGCCTCGCACGAGCTGCGCACACCACTCACGCCGCTGCGGCTGGGGGTGCAGCGCGCCATGCGGCTGCTCCACGGGGAGCGGCCCTCCACCGAGGAGATGCTGGCCCGGCTGACGGTGGCCGAGCGGCAGGTGGTGCGCCTCACGCGGCTGGTGGAGAGCATGTTGGACATGTCGCGGCTGACGCGGGGCACACTGCAACTGGAGTCGGCGCCGTGCGACCTGGGGGAGCTGGTGCGTGAGGTGGAGGAGCGCTCGCGCGAGGTGGTGCGGCAGGCGGGCTGCTCGCTCGACGTGCGGGTGGAGGGGACGGTCGTGGTGCTCGGCGACAGGCTGCGGCTGGAGCAGATGCTGGAGAACCTGCTGTCCAACGCGATGAAGTACGGGGCGGGCAGTCCCATCCACATCCACTGCCGGGCGGAGGAAGGCCGCGCCCTGCTGAGCGTGGAGGACGAGGGCATCGGCATCGCGCCGGAGGACCAGCAGCGCATCTTCGGGCGCTTCGAGCGCGCCGTCCCGGTGCGCAACTACGGCGGCTTCGGGCTGGGGCTCTACATCCTGCGGGAGATCGTCGAGGCCCATGGCGGGAGCGTGTCGGTGGAGAGCGAGCCCGGACGAGGCGCCCGCTTCACCGTGTCGCTCCCCCTGCTGGACGTCCCGGCGTAG